A single genomic interval of Verrucomicrobiota bacterium harbors:
- the fdhD gene encoding formate dehydrogenase accessory sulfurtransferase FdhD, translating to MSLEVTKETPLRTSVRVIKQRMQGTEMSAPELDELAIEDPIEIVLFYNSGQLNRKSRVLTLTMRTPGNDEEMITGFLFCEGIIQSSDDIDTIKFSEPADAEAPTRAIVNLREGLQVSDEVFDRNLSIHSSCGICGKNSLNRLGISPKLALTNFSQIDYMLVHQLPKRMHQAQTVFHKTGGLHAAAIFSDDYKNVVSREDIGRHNAMDKAIGAKLRSGGARELGQAVCVSGRMSYEIIQKALVARIPIVAGVGAPSSLAVALANDFNLTMIGFIREGCYSVYSNPERIRTSNRTL from the coding sequence ATGTCTCTTGAAGTAACGAAAGAAACTCCACTTCGCACGAGTGTTAGGGTGATCAAGCAGCGTATGCAGGGCACGGAAATGTCGGCGCCGGAGCTAGATGAGTTGGCGATAGAGGATCCGATCGAAATCGTACTCTTCTACAATTCAGGCCAGCTGAATCGGAAATCAAGAGTCCTTACTCTGACCATGCGAACTCCCGGCAACGATGAAGAAATGATCACTGGGTTCCTGTTCTGCGAAGGAATCATACAATCCTCCGATGATATCGACACGATCAAGTTTAGTGAACCTGCGGATGCCGAGGCACCCACTCGTGCAATAGTAAATCTCCGGGAGGGACTACAGGTTTCAGACGAGGTCTTTGATCGGAATCTCTCGATTCATTCCAGCTGTGGCATCTGTGGAAAGAACTCTCTCAACCGTCTCGGAATCTCCCCGAAGTTAGCACTGACCAATTTCAGCCAGATTGATTATATGCTGGTCCACCAGCTTCCCAAGAGAATGCATCAGGCGCAGACAGTGTTCCATAAGACAGGAGGACTTCACGCTGCTGCGATTTTCTCTGATGATTACAAAAACGTAGTTTCTCGCGAAGATATCGGCCGCCATAATGCCATGGACAAAGCAATCGGTGCCAAGTTGCGAAGTGGAGGTGCTCGAGAATTAGGCCAAGCAGTGTGCGTTAGTGGCCGAATGAGCTACGAAATTATCCAAAAGGCATTGGTGGCCCGCATCCCCATTGTCGCAGGAGTTGGTGCCCCGTCGAGCCTTGCCGTTGCCTTAGCCAATGACTTCAACTTGACCATGATCGGATTTATCCGAGAAGGCTGCTACAGCGTGTATAGTAACCCGGAGCGAATCAGAACTTCGAACCGAACTCTGTAA
- a CDS encoding FdhF/YdeP family oxidoreductase, with amino-acid sequence MPQNSKNTLPDPEPPRELENLRRSAPKDTAVGSKAVTNSLKHVHRQAGTTRGAKALYRLNQKGGFDCPSCAWPDPDDERSRFEFCENGAKAVATETTKKRVDREFFANYSVQELAKQSDFWLNDAGRLTEPMLLERGASHYRPISWNEAVQIVADELNATDSPDEGIFYTSGRASNEAAFLYQLFVRQYGTNNLPDCSNMCHESSGAALKQTIGIGKGTVTLKDIENTSCLLVIGQNPGTNHPRMLTSMEHTVKNGGKIVSVNPLLETGLKAFANPQKVSGILGKSTPLASLHLPVRINGDLPFLKGMLKCVLEAESAAPGTVVDRKFIDSFTNGFEATCEEINASPWEEITKQSGLSEEQIRTAAKVFIDAKEAITCWAMGLTQHHNAVETIREVVNLHLITGKIGRPRSGLCPVRGHSNVQGDRTMGIWEKMPETFLSALDREFNFKSPRAHGFDTVESIRAMHAGKGRVFIGLGGNFLSACPDTHYTAAAMRRCSLTVQISTKLNRSHLITGKRGLILPCLGRTEIDQRKSGPQFVTVENSMGVVQSSEGRLTPISPSILSETAIICRLAKATLAERSQVPWQDFEDSYDLIRERIENVVPGFTNFNERARRPGGFYLPNSVKERVFQTDSGHAEFTINRLNPIQIKPDQLLLQTFRSHDQFNTTIYGTNDRYRGIRSERRVLFMNPEDMRERNLVAEQPVSITSHFNGENRTAELFLAIPYDTPKGCAAAYYPEANVLVPISAQAKESGTPTSKSIVITVRALA; translated from the coding sequence ATGCCCCAGAACTCCAAAAACACTTTGCCTGATCCAGAGCCCCCAAGGGAGCTGGAAAACCTCCGTCGAAGTGCACCGAAGGATACTGCTGTAGGTTCAAAAGCAGTCACCAATTCACTGAAGCACGTCCACCGACAAGCCGGCACAACCCGAGGCGCGAAAGCACTTTACCGTCTCAATCAAAAAGGAGGGTTCGATTGTCCCAGCTGTGCATGGCCAGACCCCGACGACGAGCGATCACGCTTTGAGTTCTGTGAAAACGGCGCAAAAGCGGTAGCTACCGAGACCACTAAGAAACGGGTTGATCGCGAGTTTTTTGCGAACTACTCCGTCCAAGAGCTAGCGAAGCAGTCCGACTTCTGGCTCAACGATGCGGGGCGTCTGACCGAGCCTATGCTCCTGGAGCGAGGAGCGAGCCACTACCGACCGATCAGTTGGAACGAAGCCGTTCAGATCGTTGCCGATGAGCTCAATGCTACCGACTCACCCGATGAAGGCATCTTTTACACCTCCGGCCGAGCCAGCAACGAAGCAGCCTTTCTCTACCAACTCTTTGTTCGGCAGTATGGAACGAATAACCTACCCGACTGTTCGAACATGTGCCACGAGTCCAGTGGTGCTGCGCTCAAGCAAACGATCGGGATCGGCAAAGGAACCGTTACCCTCAAAGATATCGAGAACACGAGCTGCCTTCTCGTAATCGGTCAAAACCCGGGGACCAACCATCCCAGAATGCTCACCTCCATGGAGCACACCGTGAAGAATGGAGGAAAGATTGTATCCGTAAATCCTTTGTTGGAGACCGGACTAAAGGCCTTTGCGAATCCCCAGAAAGTTTCCGGTATTCTCGGTAAATCGACACCGTTGGCCTCTCTTCATCTTCCTGTTCGCATCAACGGAGACCTTCCCTTCCTCAAAGGCATGCTGAAATGTGTGCTCGAAGCGGAATCTGCCGCACCAGGAACTGTTGTGGATCGAAAGTTTATCGATTCTTTCACGAACGGGTTCGAGGCGACTTGCGAGGAGATCAACGCTTCGCCATGGGAGGAGATAACCAAACAATCGGGACTCAGCGAAGAACAGATCCGAACTGCTGCGAAAGTCTTCATCGATGCAAAGGAAGCAATCACCTGTTGGGCGATGGGTCTTACCCAGCATCACAACGCGGTCGAAACGATTCGCGAAGTCGTTAACCTCCACCTGATCACGGGTAAAATCGGCCGTCCTCGGAGTGGCCTTTGCCCGGTTCGAGGACACAGCAATGTCCAAGGAGATCGAACGATGGGCATCTGGGAAAAGATGCCGGAGACTTTCCTCTCAGCACTCGATCGAGAGTTCAATTTTAAGTCACCGAGAGCGCACGGTTTCGACACAGTAGAGAGCATTCGTGCCATGCATGCCGGAAAAGGAAGGGTCTTCATCGGGCTCGGCGGAAACTTTCTCTCTGCATGCCCAGATACGCATTATACCGCGGCTGCGATGCGGCGTTGCAGTTTAACCGTCCAAATTTCAACAAAACTGAATCGCAGTCATCTTATCACAGGCAAACGCGGCCTCATTTTACCTTGTCTGGGTCGAACGGAGATCGATCAGCGGAAAAGCGGCCCCCAATTCGTGACTGTTGAGAATTCCATGGGAGTGGTCCAGAGCTCTGAAGGACGGCTCACTCCCATTTCACCCAGTATTTTGAGTGAGACGGCGATCATTTGCCGACTTGCGAAAGCAACCCTCGCAGAGAGAAGCCAAGTGCCTTGGCAAGACTTCGAAGACAGCTACGACTTGATCCGCGAGAGGATCGAAAACGTTGTCCCTGGGTTTACGAACTTTAATGAGCGCGCCCGTCGGCCCGGTGGATTCTATCTCCCTAACAGTGTAAAAGAACGCGTTTTTCAGACCGACAGCGGCCACGCAGAGTTTACGATCAATCGCCTCAACCCGATTCAGATCAAACCCGATCAGCTCCTTCTGCAAACCTTCCGCAGTCACGATCAGTTCAACACTACGATTTACGGAACAAACGATCGTTATAGGGGAATACGGAGCGAACGCCGCGTCCTCTTCATGAATCCGGAAGACATGCGGGAGAGAAATCTAGTCGCGGAGCAACCAGTGAGTATCACAAGCCATTTTAACGGAGAGAACCGAACCGCAGAACTCTTTCTTGCGATTCCCTATGATACACCTAAGGGCTGCGCCGCCGCCTACTACCCGGAAGCGAACGTACTTGTTCCAATCTCGGCACAAGCGAAGGAAAGCGGCACTCCGACATCAAAATCCATTGTCATCACCGTGCGGGCTCTAGCGTAG
- a CDS encoding VWA domain-containing protein — protein MKTILPLFLFSLLTSISLGATNDTDSEASAKPMSEEEIRRQLESIVLPRVTFRDTALSDALQSLSEMANQSLPEDQKIVIIVSPEREDSRVNFAVRNLSFIRILDIAAQQTGYEWKIVQGAVLFSPIAPGGGPQQPVGRSPSVADDPFAAPAQRYVFRSSPADLGRASSVAFNAPLAALGMRSEFDVAMFNTESYELIKPNTFRSPRVAPLSTFSIDVDSASYSNLRRMLTQGKRPPADAIRIEELINYFPYSYREPVVTGEVPEEVTPSNLPDFLEHPVAISAEVGPTPWESDTRLLRIALKGFEVDWKKRPPANLVFLLDVSGSMSTANKLPLVKESLKLLVERLNGNDRVAIVVYAGASGLALPSTTANNTETILHAINQLESGGSTNAGAGIQLAYQTALEHFIPDGINRVILCTDGDFNVGTTDKGSLVEAAEGFAEEGVFLTILGFGTGNFKDDMLEALTNAADGNYAYVDSEREARRIFLQAASGTMIPIAKDVKIQVEFNPAVVKAYRLIGYENRLLRPEDFNDDTKDAGELGAGQTVTALYEIALPNSGIEVSEVDDLKYQVLHPKAETLEDSSWEGVELATVKLRYKWPLEEDSLSLQVPVTLPVANEFAEMNVDYQMSAILAIWGMLLRESDFVGPDDWGIVEAFSSDLLRDPSVSQQRVEWAELVEKSKEVYSQTN, from the coding sequence GTGAAAACGATACTCCCCCTGTTCTTGTTCTCACTACTCACTTCGATTTCGTTGGGCGCAACGAATGACACTGACTCGGAAGCCTCTGCGAAACCGATGTCGGAGGAGGAAATCCGACGCCAACTGGAGAGCATCGTCCTGCCGAGAGTTACGTTTAGGGATACTGCGCTTTCGGACGCTCTCCAGAGTTTGAGTGAGATGGCGAATCAATCTCTGCCGGAGGATCAGAAAATTGTCATTATTGTTTCTCCCGAAAGAGAAGATAGCAGGGTCAACTTTGCCGTGCGAAATTTGAGTTTTATTAGGATTCTAGACATTGCTGCGCAGCAAACTGGGTACGAGTGGAAGATTGTCCAGGGTGCAGTTTTGTTTAGTCCGATTGCCCCTGGGGGTGGGCCTCAGCAACCTGTTGGTCGGTCGCCGTCTGTAGCGGATGATCCATTCGCAGCTCCTGCACAAAGATATGTCTTTCGTTCATCTCCAGCAGATTTGGGTCGTGCCTCCTCGGTTGCCTTTAATGCTCCGCTAGCAGCACTAGGAATGCGGTCGGAGTTTGACGTAGCCATGTTCAACACCGAGAGCTACGAGCTGATTAAGCCAAACACCTTTCGTTCACCCCGGGTGGCACCGCTTTCCACCTTCTCAATCGACGTAGACTCCGCGAGTTATTCCAATCTGCGCCGGATGCTTACACAGGGCAAGAGGCCACCGGCTGATGCAATTCGAATTGAGGAGCTGATTAACTACTTTCCTTACTCCTACCGAGAGCCGGTTGTCACCGGGGAGGTGCCTGAGGAGGTCACCCCTTCAAACCTTCCCGATTTTCTTGAGCATCCCGTTGCAATTTCGGCAGAAGTGGGACCTACCCCTTGGGAGAGTGACACCCGTCTGTTGCGTATCGCACTGAAAGGCTTCGAGGTGGATTGGAAAAAGCGGCCGCCAGCCAACCTGGTCTTTCTTCTCGATGTGTCGGGTTCAATGAGCACTGCCAATAAGCTCCCCTTGGTGAAGGAATCATTAAAACTGCTGGTAGAAAGGCTTAACGGGAACGACAGGGTAGCAATCGTCGTCTACGCTGGTGCAAGTGGACTCGCTCTTCCGTCGACGACTGCCAACAATACAGAGACTATCCTTCATGCGATCAATCAATTGGAGTCCGGCGGATCGACCAATGCTGGAGCGGGAATCCAACTGGCCTATCAAACGGCTTTAGAGCACTTCATTCCCGACGGGATCAATCGGGTCATTCTCTGTACGGATGGCGATTTTAATGTTGGAACGACAGACAAGGGAAGTCTCGTGGAAGCTGCCGAGGGATTCGCTGAAGAAGGTGTCTTTCTGACGATTCTTGGTTTCGGAACCGGGAATTTTAAGGACGATATGCTGGAGGCGTTAACGAATGCTGCAGATGGCAATTATGCCTACGTTGATAGCGAACGGGAGGCACGGCGTATCTTTCTCCAAGCGGCAAGTGGAACGATGATTCCAATTGCGAAAGACGTGAAAATCCAAGTGGAGTTCAATCCAGCGGTGGTTAAGGCTTATCGACTGATTGGCTACGAGAATCGATTACTCCGGCCCGAGGATTTCAACGACGACACGAAAGACGCGGGTGAGCTTGGTGCTGGGCAGACTGTGACCGCTCTTTATGAGATTGCTCTTCCGAATTCGGGGATCGAGGTTTCTGAGGTGGACGATTTGAAGTATCAAGTTCTTCACCCAAAAGCTGAAACCCTTGAAGACAGTAGCTGGGAAGGAGTCGAACTTGCCACGGTAAAGCTTCGCTACAAATGGCCACTTGAGGAAGATAGCCTATCGCTTCAGGTGCCAGTGACGCTCCCAGTGGCAAATGAGTTTGCAGAGATGAATGTGGATTACCAGATGAGTGCGATATTGGCTATTTGGGGAATGCTTCTTCGCGAGTCTGATTTTGTCGGACCGGATGACTGGGGAATCGTAGAAGCGTTTTCGTCGGATCTTCTTCGTGACCCATCGGTGAGCCAGCAGCGAGTTGAGTGGGCAGAATTGGTAGAGAAGAGCAAGGAGGTTTACTCCCAAACGAATTAG
- a CDS encoding aldehyde dehydrogenase family protein — MARIPITKTPKAYVGGKFIRSESGQVYPLKTKSGEFLCNIPQCTRKDTRNAVESAGKAGSGWSGRTAYNRGQILYRMGEMMEARAEELVQAVAIKGDNPLAAARKEVAATIDRVIYYAGWTDKYEQVLGNTNPVAGSFFNFSVTEPIGVVGVFAPDQPCLLGLISQVLPIIASGNSIVALASSTNPYPAIILGEMLATSDLPGGVINLLTGYRDELLETFASHEQIRGLDLVLETSTRQRAEALAAESVKRVKVRDQSESRKWLSEDAQSVYAIRSFLEFKTTWHPVGS; from the coding sequence ATGGCACGAATTCCTATTACCAAGACTCCCAAGGCATACGTCGGCGGTAAGTTTATCCGCTCCGAAAGTGGTCAGGTCTATCCGCTCAAGACGAAGTCGGGCGAGTTTCTTTGCAACATCCCTCAGTGCACGCGAAAAGATACCCGAAACGCGGTAGAGTCTGCGGGCAAGGCTGGTTCCGGCTGGTCCGGGCGAACCGCTTACAACCGTGGGCAGATCCTATACCGTATGGGGGAAATGATGGAAGCGCGCGCGGAGGAGCTCGTGCAGGCGGTGGCAATCAAAGGCGACAATCCTCTTGCCGCTGCCAGAAAAGAGGTAGCTGCCACTATCGACCGTGTGATCTATTATGCAGGATGGACGGATAAGTATGAACAGGTGCTGGGGAATACAAATCCGGTCGCAGGATCTTTCTTCAACTTCTCGGTGACGGAACCGATCGGTGTCGTAGGGGTCTTCGCCCCTGATCAGCCGTGCCTGCTAGGATTGATCTCGCAGGTGCTCCCCATTATTGCCTCCGGCAATTCAATTGTTGCGCTTGCGTCGTCGACGAACCCCTATCCAGCAATTATTTTGGGCGAGATGCTGGCAACTTCCGACCTCCCTGGAGGTGTCATTAACCTGCTGACCGGTTATCGAGACGAGTTGTTGGAGACCTTTGCCAGCCACGAGCAGATTCGCGGTTTGGACCTTGTGTTGGAGACCTCTACCAGACAGAGAGCCGAGGCATTGGCAGCCGAGAGCGTGAAGCGGGTCAAGGTGCGGGACCAGTCTGAATCCCGGAAGTGGTTGAGCGAGGACGCTCAATCCGTTTACGCGATTCGAAGTTTTCTGGAATTCAAAACGACTTGGCACCCGGTTGGGAGCTGA
- a CDS encoding aldehyde dehydrogenase family protein, which produces MAATRNTKSSPPRGKTPELLFGDLWEFDPAPESADPKLRETYSLFIDGKEVAPKSRKYFESINPGTEESLARIPAAGKADVDAAFAAAESGLNRYWSKLSGKDRGKYLFRIARLLQDRSREFAVAESMDGGKPIKESRDFDVPMAAAHFFYYAGWADKLEYALPGASHQPYGVVGQIIPWNFPLLMLAWKIAPALATGNCVVIKPAETTSVTALKFAEILQEAELPPGVVNIVSGAGPTGQLIVNHPAAKKIAFTGSTEVGKAILRATAGSGKGLTMELGGKAANVVFEDAPIDQAVEGVINGIFFNQGHVCCAGSRLLVQESIAKTFVKKLQTRIAALRVGDPLDKNTDIGAINSKEQLSKIEELVQSGVDEGATLFQSKCALPSKGWYYRPSLLDGVTQSHRVAREEIFGPVLSILTFRTVSEAVEKANNTAYGLSAGVWTDKGSKILKMSTALKAGVVWANTYNKFDPTSPFGGYKESGFGREGGKQGICDYLKIES; this is translated from the coding sequence ATGGCGGCTACCCGAAATACCAAAAGCTCTCCTCCTCGAGGAAAAACTCCTGAATTACTCTTCGGGGATCTTTGGGAGTTCGATCCGGCTCCGGAGTCGGCCGATCCGAAGCTGAGGGAAACCTATTCGCTTTTTATCGACGGCAAAGAAGTGGCTCCAAAGAGCCGCAAGTATTTTGAATCGATCAATCCGGGAACGGAAGAATCTCTCGCCCGGATTCCCGCGGCCGGAAAGGCGGACGTTGATGCCGCTTTCGCTGCGGCAGAATCAGGACTGAACCGATACTGGTCCAAACTCTCGGGAAAAGACCGGGGAAAGTATTTGTTCCGTATTGCACGCCTGTTGCAGGACCGCTCCCGTGAGTTTGCCGTGGCAGAAAGCATGGATGGTGGAAAGCCGATCAAGGAATCCCGCGATTTTGACGTCCCGATGGCAGCGGCCCACTTTTTCTACTATGCGGGTTGGGCAGATAAGCTGGAGTATGCTCTACCTGGTGCCTCTCATCAACCCTATGGGGTGGTGGGGCAGATTATCCCATGGAATTTTCCGTTGCTCATGTTGGCATGGAAAATTGCTCCCGCTCTCGCGACTGGAAACTGCGTGGTCATCAAGCCGGCGGAGACAACTTCCGTAACGGCTCTGAAATTCGCCGAGATTCTTCAGGAGGCAGAACTTCCACCTGGCGTTGTGAATATTGTTTCTGGTGCGGGTCCAACAGGTCAGCTGATTGTAAATCATCCGGCAGCTAAGAAGATTGCCTTCACTGGATCCACCGAGGTGGGGAAGGCGATCCTGCGAGCGACAGCAGGCTCCGGAAAGGGCCTGACGATGGAGCTTGGTGGCAAGGCCGCGAATGTTGTCTTCGAAGACGCTCCGATTGATCAGGCAGTGGAAGGTGTGATCAATGGAATCTTCTTCAATCAAGGCCATGTTTGTTGCGCCGGGAGTCGTCTCTTGGTGCAGGAGTCGATCGCGAAGACATTTGTAAAGAAGTTACAGACACGCATTGCTGCGCTTCGGGTTGGCGATCCTCTGGATAAGAACACGGATATTGGTGCAATTAATTCAAAGGAGCAGCTCAGCAAAATTGAGGAGCTAGTCCAGTCCGGAGTGGACGAAGGAGCCACATTGTTCCAAAGCAAGTGTGCGCTGCCGAGCAAGGGGTGGTATTACCGCCCATCCCTACTCGATGGAGTCACGCAAAGTCATCGGGTTGCCCGGGAGGAGATATTCGGACCTGTTCTTAGTATCCTGACTTTCCGCACGGTGAGTGAGGCGGTCGAGAAGGCCAACAATACTGCTTACGGTTTGTCAGCAGGCGTTTGGACAGACAAGGGTTCCAAGATCCTCAAGATGAGCACGGCTCTAAAGGCTGGGGTCGTTTGGGCAAATACCTATAATAAGTTCGATCCAACGTCACCATTCGGAGGATACAAAGAGAGTGGCTTTGGGCGCGAAGGCGGCAAGCAGGGCATCTGTGATTACCTCAAGATCGAATCCTAA
- the deoC gene encoding deoxyribose-phosphate aldolase — MSRLLDEVGPVDKVAIEERVAKFASRSIKRKSKVQGLKMAVSMVDLTTLEGKDSRGKVESLCRKAQSPDPEMDTPQVAAVCVYPAMVKHARSFLGESPIKVASVATGFPSGQYPLRTRLEEVKRAVRDGADEIDMVIHRGAFLSGQVKLVQDEIASVVDACGDSTLKVILEVSELETYDNIRAASFLAMSVLRPNDFIKTSTGKTSVNATLANNQVMLEAIRDFYLETGTPISMKPAGGIKTAKQSLHYLVAVKETLGDEWLNSTRYRFGASSLLNDLLMQLRKQEQGVYQAPWKFSDASTGY, encoded by the coding sequence TTGAGCCGACTTCTTGATGAAGTGGGACCCGTTGACAAGGTGGCCATTGAAGAGCGTGTAGCGAAGTTTGCTTCTCGGAGTATCAAGAGGAAAAGCAAAGTCCAAGGGCTCAAGATGGCCGTTTCAATGGTGGATTTGACGACTTTGGAAGGCAAGGATTCGAGGGGTAAGGTGGAGTCGCTTTGCCGGAAGGCCCAGTCACCCGATCCGGAGATGGATACGCCGCAGGTAGCAGCGGTTTGTGTTTATCCTGCGATGGTGAAACATGCTCGGTCCTTTCTGGGTGAATCACCAATCAAGGTTGCGTCGGTTGCCACCGGATTTCCGTCCGGTCAATATCCACTACGGACCCGATTGGAAGAGGTGAAGCGAGCCGTGCGGGACGGTGCCGATGAGATCGACATGGTGATCCATCGCGGTGCTTTTCTTTCTGGCCAGGTCAAGCTGGTTCAGGATGAGATCGCTTCGGTGGTCGATGCCTGTGGTGATTCAACTTTGAAGGTGATCCTTGAGGTCAGTGAGCTGGAAACTTATGACAATATTCGAGCCGCTTCGTTCCTTGCTATGAGCGTCTTGCGGCCTAATGACTTTATCAAGACCAGCACGGGGAAAACCTCTGTCAATGCAACACTGGCGAACAATCAGGTAATGCTGGAGGCGATTCGAGACTTTTATCTGGAGACTGGAACTCCGATCTCGATGAAGCCTGCGGGTGGGATCAAAACGGCCAAGCAATCTCTTCACTACCTGGTAGCCGTCAAGGAAACCTTGGGAGACGAATGGTTAAACAGCACGCGATACCGCTTCGGTGCCAGTTCTCTGCTGAACGACCTTCTCATGCAGCTCCGCAAACAGGAACAGGGTGTCTACCAAGCGCCTTGGAAATTTAGTGACGCCAGCACTGGCTATTGA
- a CDS encoding MFS transporter, with amino-acid sequence MANRWLLWVLATLMLGFINLEFYAVGAVAAKVDESFGIGPSRTGLLFGIFTLFYGALQIPVGLAYARFNPVRLLLVACIVFAVGNLLFAFSPGFGLAILGRVISGIGGSCFFLGFVAIASRNFEPQLYARLLGFNQTFKFSVLLVALVLMPTILLHFGWRIYFAMISGVFLCLSVPLAVIATRRVERHETTGESGAWQGLLDLVRNPQIIRYLVIGLFSSGGIIAFSGLWYLPYAERLGYPPKDADLLVSAMMLAMGIGMALSGWISDWLKLRKPILVIGLVVTLLSTSVVCFSAKIPPWLEIGTIFICAGASSAFYAMAYVMVKELVPARLITTANGILNTAIFMGAALLQYLPGLILRLEHGGAGKIDDATVTGFQLALLIFPVGYLISLIASLGLKETGGAQCE; translated from the coding sequence ATGGCAAATCGATGGCTACTCTGGGTGCTGGCGACGCTGATGCTGGGCTTCATCAACCTGGAGTTCTATGCAGTCGGTGCGGTCGCTGCCAAGGTAGATGAGAGCTTCGGTATTGGGCCCTCGCGGACCGGCCTTCTCTTTGGAATCTTTACTCTTTTCTACGGCGCTCTCCAGATTCCCGTAGGCTTGGCTTATGCTCGCTTTAATCCAGTTCGCCTCCTCCTGGTCGCCTGTATCGTTTTTGCCGTCGGGAACCTCCTCTTCGCCTTTTCCCCTGGTTTTGGGCTAGCCATCTTGGGAAGGGTCATCTCCGGAATTGGAGGTTCGTGCTTCTTTCTTGGCTTCGTTGCAATCGCCTCGCGTAACTTTGAACCCCAACTCTATGCACGTTTACTGGGGTTCAATCAGACGTTTAAGTTCTCGGTTTTGCTGGTGGCCTTGGTTCTGATGCCGACCATCTTATTGCATTTCGGTTGGCGCATCTATTTCGCAATGATTAGCGGGGTTTTTCTGTGTCTATCCGTCCCCTTAGCCGTCATTGCGACGCGAAGAGTTGAACGACACGAAACAACCGGAGAATCCGGTGCTTGGCAGGGTCTTTTGGATTTGGTTCGAAATCCTCAAATCATCCGATATCTTGTCATTGGATTGTTTTCGAGCGGAGGGATCATTGCGTTTTCAGGTCTCTGGTATTTACCTTACGCCGAGCGTCTGGGTTATCCTCCCAAAGATGCGGATCTCTTGGTATCCGCAATGATGTTGGCGATGGGGATTGGTATGGCATTATCCGGTTGGATCTCTGACTGGCTCAAGTTGCGAAAACCGATTCTGGTGATTGGACTGGTAGTGACCCTCCTTTCGACAAGTGTCGTTTGTTTCAGCGCAAAGATTCCTCCTTGGCTTGAGATTGGAACGATCTTCATCTGTGCGGGAGCCTCCTCTGCCTTTTACGCAATGGCTTACGTAATGGTGAAGGAGTTGGTTCCGGCGAGGCTCATAACGACAGCAAACGGAATCCTGAATACAGCGATCTTTATGGGCGCGGCTCTCTTGCAATACCTACCCGGTTTGATCCTCCGATTGGAGCACGGGGGAGCCGGCAAAATCGACGACGCAACGGTAACAGGGTTTCAGTTGGCACTTCTCATCTTTCCGGTGGGTTATTTGATTAGCCTGATTGCTTCTCTCGGTTTGAAAGAAACTGGAGGCGCTCAGTGCGAGTGA